One Setaria italica strain Yugu1 chromosome I, Setaria_italica_v2.0, whole genome shotgun sequence DNA window includes the following coding sequences:
- the LOC105914150 gene encoding protein FAR1-RELATED SEQUENCE 5-like, with the protein MGVLADFHGGLGNLTFSSKDVSNMRTHLRGGLTYRDMDATLEYFQKQQVESPSFYYATMIDDNNVVRGLFWVDGRTRELYKSFGDCIFFDTTYCTNRYDMPFAPIVGINNHLHSILLGFAMLPDETTETFVWVLERLKGAMGGHEPTNIMTDRDKAMKAAVAIVFPNATHRCCKWHVLSKVNDKLAWLISEEEDFAKEFDYCVNRTETPEEFEMLWASIEDKYHLQENEFFQSMSGTRRMWAPAYFRNDFFPFKGTTGRSESMNSLFKKVVHP; encoded by the coding sequence ATGGGGGTGCTTGCTGATTTCCATGGGGGGCTTGGCAACCTTACTTTCAGCAGCAAGGATGTTTCAAACATGAGGACACACTTGAGAGGAGGTCTCACCTACAGGGATATGGATGCAACATTAGAGTATTTTCAAAAGCAACAAGTTGAAAGTCCTTCCTTCTATTATGCAACGATGATTGATGATAATAATGTTGTTAGAGGATTGTTTTGGGTAGATGGGAGGACTAGAGAGCTGTACAAGAGTTTTGGAGATTGCATTTTCTTTGACACAACATATTGCACCAACAGATACGACATGCCATTTGCACCAATTGTTGGGATAAATAACCATTTGCATAGCATACTACTTGGATTTGCAATGTTGCCAGATGAGACAACGGAAACATTTGTTTGGGTGCTAGAAAGGTTGAAGGGAGCGATGGGTGGGCATGAACCAACCAACATAATGACAGACCGGGATAAAGCAATGAAAGCAGCAGTAGCAATAGTGTTCCCTAATGCAACACACAGATGTTGCAAGTGGCATGTCCTGAGCAAGGTTAATGATAAGCTTGCTTGGCTTATTAGTGAGGAAGAAGACTTTGCAAAGGAGTTTGACTACTGTGTGAACAGGACTGAAACACCAGAAGAATTCGAGATGTTGTGGGCAAGCATAGAGGACAAATACCACTTGCAGGAAAATGAATTCTTTCAAAGTATGTCTGGTACAAGGAGGATGTGGGCGCCTGCGTACTTCAGAAATGACTTCTTCCCCTTCAAAGGCACAACAGGAAGATCAGAAAGCATGAATTCATTGTTCAAGAAAGTTGTTCACCCTTAG